From the genome of Sphingobacterium kitahiroshimense, one region includes:
- the ahcY gene encoding adenosylhomocysteinase — protein sequence MSSVESTYVPYKVKDITLAEWGRKEIELAEAEMPGLMSLRAEFGAAKPLKGARIAGCLHMTIQTAVLIETLVELGADVTWSSCNIFSTQDHAAAAIAAAGIPVYAWKGMNEEEFNWCIEQTLFFGEERQPLNMILDDGGDLTNMVFDKYPELIAEIKGLSEETTTGVHRLYERMKNGTLHLPAINVNDSVTKSKFDNKYGCRESLVDAIRRATDLMLAGKVAVVAGYGDVGKGSAESLRSAGVRVIVTEIDPICALQAAMEGFEVKKFADAVKEANIVVTTTGNKDIVRPEHFKSMKDKTVVCNIGHFDNEIDVAWLNENYGNTKIEIKPQVDKYTIDGVDIILLAEGRLVNLGCATGHPSFVMSNSFTNQTLAQLELWTNTAAYENKVYTLPKYLDEKVARLHLAHIGVELDVLTEEQASYIGVTVDGPFKAEAYRY from the coding sequence ATGTCATCAGTAGAAAGTACGTACGTACCATACAAAGTTAAGGACATCACCCTTGCTGAATGGGGCCGTAAAGAAATAGAATTAGCGGAAGCTGAAATGCCGGGTTTAATGAGCCTTCGTGCTGAGTTTGGTGCTGCAAAACCTTTAAAAGGTGCGCGTATTGCGGGTTGTCTTCACATGACTATTCAGACAGCTGTTTTAATTGAAACTTTGGTTGAACTGGGTGCTGATGTGACTTGGTCATCTTGTAATATCTTTTCTACACAAGACCACGCCGCTGCTGCCATTGCAGCTGCTGGGATTCCCGTATATGCTTGGAAAGGTATGAACGAAGAAGAATTCAATTGGTGTATTGAGCAAACATTATTCTTTGGTGAAGAGCGTCAACCGTTGAATATGATCTTAGACGATGGTGGTGATTTAACAAATATGGTGTTTGATAAATATCCAGAATTGATCGCTGAAATCAAAGGTTTGTCTGAAGAAACAACTACTGGTGTTCACCGTTTATACGAACGTATGAAGAACGGGACATTACATTTACCAGCTATCAATGTTAATGATTCTGTTACAAAATCTAAATTTGATAATAAATATGGTTGCCGCGAATCTTTAGTGGATGCTATCCGTCGTGCAACAGATTTGATGTTGGCAGGTAAAGTTGCTGTCGTAGCGGGTTACGGTGATGTAGGAAAAGGTTCTGCAGAGTCTTTACGTTCTGCTGGTGTTCGTGTTATCGTTACTGAAATCGATCCTATCTGTGCTTTACAGGCTGCTATGGAAGGATTTGAAGTGAAAAAATTTGCTGATGCTGTTAAAGAAGCTAATATCGTTGTTACGACTACAGGTAATAAAGATATTGTTCGTCCTGAGCATTTCAAATCAATGAAAGACAAAACGGTCGTTTGTAATATCGGTCACTTTGATAATGAAATTGATGTTGCCTGGTTAAATGAAAACTATGGTAATACAAAAATTGAAATTAAACCTCAGGTTGATAAATATACGATTGACGGTGTTGATATCATTTTATTAGCAGAAGGTAGATTAGTGAATTTAGGCTGTGCTACGGGACATCCTTCATTCGTAATGTCAAATTCATTCACAAACCAAACGTTAGCGCAATTGGAATTATGGACGAATACGGCTGCTTATGAGAATAAAGTGTACACACTTCCAAAATATTTGGATGAGAAAGTTGCTCGTTTACATTTAGCGCATA
- a CDS encoding BrxA/BrxB family bacilliredoxin, whose protein sequence is MYPEYLVEPMRKELTDVGFEELKTAEQVDAAIATEGTVFVVVNSVCGCAAANARPAAKAAVKNEKHPTKFVTVFAGMEKEAVDKARNYMLPYPPSSPAMALFKDGKLVHMIERHMIEGRSAQMIADNLAAAFDEYC, encoded by the coding sequence ATGTATCCAGAATATTTAGTAGAACCAATGCGTAAAGAGCTTACAGATGTAGGTTTCGAAGAATTAAAAACTGCTGAGCAAGTTGATGCGGCTATTGCTACAGAAGGAACTGTATTTGTGGTTGTAAACTCAGTATGTGGTTGTGCAGCAGCAAATGCTCGTCCTGCTGCTAAAGCGGCAGTAAAAAATGAAAAACATCCAACTAAATTTGTTACTGTTTTTGCTGGTATGGAAAAAGAAGCTGTTGATAAAGCTAGAAACTATATGTTGCCTTATCCTCCATCTTCCCCTGCTATGGCATTATTCAAAGATGGCAAATTAGTTCACATGATAGAAAGACATATGATTGAAGGTCGCTCTGCCCAAATGATCGCTGATAATTTAGCAGCTGCATTTGACGAGTACTGTTAA
- a CDS encoding ABC transporter permease, with the protein MRTFVSLLKREFRLFFQNKVLLMLFVGAPILYGVLIGAVYQKGKVTHLPIIVVDQDRSPLSKQLITMFNESEVIYVAAVLPDAFNAKQEALKHEATVVVQIPKNFDSDVNYNRSTELTLFVNAANTLTSNYASMAANVCAATLKAGIQIKAQQKKGVPGYVANQQYEPFKTTIIKQHIKSGNYLYFMLPGVLLTVLQQVMMLALALSFASEFEKGTFKELVSKSSNVLLLILVKIAPFLIMSVGIYFLYYGFSLFYRMPLEIPIGPFLLGTVFFLLAVSFIGILVSIIIPSQLKATEILMVIATPSFILSGFTWPLSQMPDWVVYISKLIPLTHYLEIFRVLVIEQGAVANVKSSILALALTTVVCFILSFILLYLKVRKIKKENTPVVKEIE; encoded by the coding sequence ATGCGCACATTCGTATCCTTATTAAAACGAGAATTTAGGCTCTTTTTTCAAAATAAAGTGTTATTGATGCTTTTTGTGGGCGCACCTATTTTATATGGGGTGTTAATTGGGGCAGTTTATCAAAAGGGTAAAGTGACTCATCTACCTATTATCGTTGTAGATCAAGACAGAAGTCCGCTAAGCAAGCAACTGATCACTATGTTTAATGAGAGTGAGGTGATTTATGTTGCAGCAGTTTTGCCAGATGCTTTTAATGCAAAACAAGAGGCATTGAAACATGAAGCAACGGTTGTGGTACAGATTCCGAAGAATTTTGATTCGGATGTGAACTATAACCGTTCTACGGAGTTGACGCTCTTTGTCAATGCAGCCAATACATTAACTTCTAATTATGCGAGCATGGCGGCGAATGTCTGTGCAGCAACATTAAAAGCTGGTATTCAGATTAAAGCACAGCAGAAGAAAGGTGTCCCAGGGTACGTAGCCAATCAGCAATATGAACCTTTTAAAACTACAATCATTAAACAGCATATTAAAAGCGGAAACTATTTATATTTCATGCTTCCGGGCGTGCTATTAACTGTATTACAACAAGTGATGATGTTAGCTTTGGCATTAAGTTTTGCATCAGAGTTTGAAAAGGGAACATTTAAGGAGTTAGTATCTAAATCGTCTAATGTGCTGCTCCTGATTTTAGTGAAAATAGCGCCTTTTTTGATCATGTCCGTAGGTATTTATTTTCTTTATTATGGTTTTTCACTTTTTTATAGAATGCCTCTTGAAATACCAATTGGTCCGTTTTTATTAGGAACTGTATTCTTCTTACTCGCAGTTAGTTTTATCGGTATACTGGTGAGTATTATTATTCCGAGTCAACTTAAAGCAACCGAGATACTCATGGTTATCGCTACACCAAGCTTTATCTTGAGCGGCTTTACTTGGCCTTTGAGCCAGATGCCTGATTGGGTAGTCTATATATCTAAATTGATTCCGCTGACACATTATTTAGAGATCTTCCGGGTGTTAGTGATAGAACAGGGGGCAGTTGCAAATGTGAAGTCCTCGATCTTAGCGCTGGCTTTGACAACAGTTGTTTGTTTTATTCTTTCATTTATTCTATTGTATTTAAAAGTTCGAAAAATAAAGAAGGAGAATACACCAGTTGTTAAGGAGATTGAATGA
- a CDS encoding HlyD family secretion protein — protein MRKYISILGIAALMQSCSNEAPLKNTFEGKIERDQIAVTTKIPGKIHQILVSEGDVVQAGDTLMILEFPEVEAKSIQAKGALESAEAQYKMAVKGATDNQLKQLRAKRDGLREQFEFAQKSLNRMQNLIKDSLVAQQQYDEVYMKFQGAKNQYLAVQAELADAENGARIEQQKMALGQKERAIGAVSEVDVATKERFIIAPQNMTIETINLKVGELALAGYSLISGYLVDGTYFRVTIPEKQLHNLTVGSKQQLSFPYLENKKIEAEVVSIKTLSSYANIATAYPDFEQQESLFEVKLKPVQKDGSDKLLTKATFILHLDNTK, from the coding sequence ATGAGAAAATATATATCTATACTTGGAATCGCGGCATTAATGCAAAGCTGTAGCAATGAAGCTCCTCTTAAAAATACTTTTGAGGGAAAGATTGAGCGGGATCAGATTGCTGTAACGACCAAGATTCCTGGCAAAATACATCAGATTTTAGTGAGTGAGGGCGATGTTGTGCAGGCTGGTGACACCTTGATGATTTTGGAGTTTCCAGAGGTTGAAGCCAAATCTATTCAGGCTAAAGGGGCTCTTGAGTCTGCTGAGGCGCAATATAAAATGGCTGTAAAAGGAGCAACAGATAATCAGTTGAAGCAATTGCGAGCGAAGCGTGATGGGTTGCGTGAGCAATTTGAATTTGCACAAAAATCACTGAATAGAATGCAAAACCTCATTAAGGACTCTTTGGTTGCTCAACAGCAATACGATGAAGTTTATATGAAATTTCAAGGAGCAAAGAATCAATATTTAGCTGTTCAGGCCGAACTTGCGGATGCTGAAAACGGTGCCCGAATAGAACAGCAGAAAATGGCGCTGGGACAAAAGGAGAGAGCAATAGGGGCAGTATCCGAAGTGGATGTTGCAACGAAGGAACGTTTTATCATCGCGCCTCAAAATATGACAATTGAAACCATAAATTTAAAAGTCGGGGAACTTGCTTTGGCGGGATATAGCTTAATTTCTGGTTACTTGGTGGATGGTACCTATTTTCGGGTTACAATTCCTGAAAAGCAGTTACATAACCTGACGGTAGGAAGTAAGCAGCAACTTTCATTTCCATATTTAGAGAATAAAAAAATAGAAGCTGAGGTGGTTTCCATTAAAACATTGAGTTCTTATGCGAATATTGCTACGGCTTATCCTGATTTTGAACAGCAGGAATCTTTGTTTGAGGTAAAATTGAAACCTGTGCAAAAAGATGGTTCGGATAAATTATTGACTAAGGCGACGTTTATTCTTCATCTTGATAACACAAAATAA
- a CDS encoding TolC family protein, with amino-acid sequence MLVKKISCFIFLMPFLFQNTTFGQQGISPQLKEFIQKAIQNNSDIKNSYLENQKTLLDKNSVSGKLLPHISAMGMYGYLNASGELDLPTKTLPILGLNLFEGAQKFNTSSQVGFAGVNATQVIFSGLQITNGKKALDEKYKAQQLMTEAGYEGLAQEVVQTFDQIMLLKEVDALIADSEKRLNKEHLKVVKAIENGLAIPYDRDKIKLAMLELESKKAESTNSRELLYFKLEELTKMPLDSLKTVSYPLELAIVDPVQPAVENRKEMQALASSQRAYEYVLKKEKGAKLPQIFAFGSAFYFNAFDTKFKFKDVPLAGDLNLSANHFQMAPGFAVGVGVKWDVFDGNQHRNNIKKANLDLVMNQNKWNDTRDKLMLLQRKTNSDYQLSMKKMAVHEQQIKIANNNLSLASKQFEAGLIDVTERLSAENELYKQSLSFYNQLLLQRTAVLELLKSQGSLYQSLVK; translated from the coding sequence ATGTTAGTTAAAAAGATTTCATGCTTTATATTTTTAATGCCTTTTCTGTTTCAAAATACAACGTTTGGACAGCAAGGTATTAGTCCCCAGCTAAAAGAATTTATTCAAAAGGCAATTCAGAATAATAGCGATATTAAGAATAGTTATTTAGAAAATCAGAAAACCCTTTTAGATAAGAATTCTGTGAGCGGAAAGTTATTACCCCACATATCTGCTATGGGTATGTATGGATATCTCAATGCTAGTGGTGAATTGGATCTTCCAACAAAAACTCTTCCGATCTTGGGACTGAATCTTTTTGAAGGTGCACAAAAATTTAATACCTCTTCTCAGGTTGGCTTTGCAGGTGTAAATGCGACACAGGTTATCTTTAGTGGTCTACAGATTACGAATGGGAAAAAAGCTTTGGATGAAAAGTATAAAGCACAGCAGCTGATGACCGAGGCCGGTTATGAGGGCCTTGCTCAGGAAGTGGTGCAGACTTTCGACCAGATCATGTTATTGAAAGAAGTTGATGCCTTGATTGCTGATTCGGAGAAAAGATTGAATAAGGAGCATCTTAAAGTAGTAAAAGCGATCGAGAATGGTTTGGCTATACCTTACGATCGTGATAAAATTAAATTGGCTATGCTGGAGTTAGAAAGCAAGAAAGCCGAATCGACCAATAGTCGTGAACTCTTATATTTTAAATTGGAGGAATTGACTAAAATGCCTCTAGATAGTCTTAAGACAGTGAGCTATCCATTGGAACTAGCGATTGTAGATCCGGTACAACCTGCTGTAGAGAACAGGAAGGAAATGCAAGCTTTGGCGAGTTCTCAACGTGCGTACGAGTATGTACTGAAAAAAGAAAAGGGTGCAAAATTACCACAGATTTTTGCTTTTGGTAGTGCTTTTTATTTCAACGCCTTTGACACAAAGTTCAAATTCAAAGATGTACCGCTTGCCGGTGATCTTAATTTAAGTGCTAATCATTTTCAGATGGCACCGGGTTTTGCTGTAGGGGTTGGTGTTAAGTGGGATGTATTTGATGGAAATCAACATCGAAATAATATCAAAAAAGCAAATCTGGATCTGGTTATGAATCAGAATAAATGGAATGATACGCGGGATAAACTAATGTTGCTGCAACGTAAGACAAATTCGGATTACCAGTTGTCGATGAAAAAAATGGCGGTGCATGAACAGCAGATAAAAATTGCAAATAATAATCTTTCATTGGCATCAAAGCAATTTGAAGCTGGATTAATAGATGTAACGGAAAGGTTAAGTGCAGAAAATGAGCTTTACAAGCAGTCACTTAGTTTTTATAATCAACTTTTATTACAGCGTACTGCTGTTTTAGAATTATTAAAATCACAAGGAAGTCTTTATCAATCATTAGTGAAATAA
- a CDS encoding Crp/Fnr family transcriptional regulator — MTALEHFKTLYLIDDDLMLLFSQIIETKEFYKGDIIFEPDSYLKYIYFVESGLTRIFYYKNGKDITHYFFGPNTFSTGIESVFYQKPSLFGFQALTTCKISFIPFQHILELAKTHIVVNQIIQKVLLDSVISFSNRFYNMQFQTAMERYQLLLTENSELLKNASLGHIASYLGMSQQTLSVIRGQLD, encoded by the coding sequence ATGACTGCATTGGAACATTTCAAAACCTTATATCTTATTGATGACGACTTAATGTTGTTGTTTTCTCAGATTATTGAAACAAAGGAATTTTATAAAGGAGATATAATTTTTGAACCTGATAGCTACTTAAAATATATTTATTTTGTAGAATCTGGCTTAACACGGATCTTCTACTATAAGAATGGTAAGGATATTACACATTATTTCTTTGGACCCAATACATTTAGTACAGGTATAGAGAGTGTTTTCTATCAAAAACCCTCTTTATTTGGTTTTCAAGCCTTGACCACATGTAAAATTTCATTCATACCTTTTCAACATATTTTGGAATTAGCAAAGACTCACATTGTCGTGAATCAGATCATTCAAAAAGTTTTACTCGATTCGGTGATCAGTTTCTCCAATCGGTTTTATAATATGCAGTTTCAAACGGCTATGGAACGATACCAATTATTATTAACAGAAAATTCGGAACTTCTTAAAAATGCTTCTCTAGGACATATTGCCTCATATTTAGGGATGTCGCAACAGACTTTATCGGTAATAAGAGGACAACTTGATTAA
- the lipA gene encoding lipoyl synthase, producing the protein MIELPVIPATQTQRKPDWLRVKLPVGKEYRHVRGLVDEHKLHTICESGNCPNMGECWGAGTATFMILGNICTRSCSFCAVSTGRPKAVELDEPARVANSVKLMQVKHCVITSVDRDDLKDGGSIIWAETINAIRQESPTTTLETLIPDFKGQWENLDRVLAVRPEVVSHNIETVRRLTREVRIQAKYDRSLECLRRISEAGLRTKSGIMLGFGETEEDVIETMQDLFNVGVDILTIGQYLQPTKAHHPVVEWVTPAQFDKYKEIGLKMGFKYVESGPLVRSSYHAEKHLFDMQ; encoded by the coding sequence ATGATTGAACTTCCAGTTATCCCTGCAACACAAACACAGCGTAAGCCAGATTGGTTGCGTGTAAAATTGCCAGTTGGTAAAGAATATAGACATGTAAGAGGACTAGTAGACGAGCATAAGCTACATACGATCTGTGAGAGTGGAAACTGTCCTAATATGGGTGAGTGTTGGGGTGCAGGAACTGCTACATTCATGATTTTAGGCAATATTTGTACACGTTCGTGTTCGTTTTGCGCTGTATCAACGGGGCGTCCCAAAGCTGTTGAACTGGATGAACCAGCGCGAGTTGCTAATTCGGTTAAACTGATGCAGGTGAAACATTGTGTCATTACTTCTGTCGATCGTGATGACTTGAAAGATGGGGGGTCTATCATTTGGGCAGAAACAATCAATGCTATTCGTCAAGAAAGTCCTACTACCACTTTAGAGACTTTGATTCCTGATTTTAAAGGACAATGGGAAAATCTTGATCGCGTGCTTGCTGTTCGTCCAGAGGTTGTATCTCACAATATTGAAACCGTAAGACGTTTGACTCGTGAAGTGCGTATTCAAGCAAAATATGATCGTTCATTAGAATGTCTTCGTCGTATTTCTGAAGCCGGTCTGCGTACCAAATCGGGTATTATGCTTGGTTTTGGAGAGACTGAGGAAGATGTTATTGAGACAATGCAAGATTTATTTAATGTAGGGGTTGATATTTTAACAATAGGTCAATACTTACAGCCGACTAAGGCTCATCACCCTGTAGTGGAGTGGGTTACACCTGCGCAGTTTGATAAATATAAAGAAATAGGTTTAAAAATGGGATTCAAATATGTTGAATCTGGTCCATTAGTGAGATCTTCTTATCATGCAGAAAAACATTTGTTTGATATGCAATAG